From Nitrososphaerota archaeon, one genomic window encodes:
- a CDS encoding CTP synthase, whose amino-acid sequence MSGLGKGVTSASIAKLLQNTGLKVSCVKVDPYLNVDAGTMNPLIHGEVFVTDDGGETDMDIGTYERFLNQNLSREHNITTGQIYLEVINRERKGDYLGRCVQIIPNITDAIKRSIRRLAQKTEVDVLLVECGGTVGDIESLPFLEAFRQMRLQDGVENTLFVHVTLAPMLDMVGEQKTKPTQHSVQELRRIGIQPDVLVVRAHMPLTKESKDKISLFANVPLKNVVSNPDVKTIYMVPQVLASEGVLQPVCEHLRLGERQIAWDSWKKVVDSLTNTSRDLNVAMVGKYVALADSYVSVNEALLHAAAEQGLRARVDWVEAEKFEANPESVSLLSKYDAIIIPGGFGKRGSEGKVAAANYARLNNIPYLGLCFGFQLALVSFARHACGLEGANSTELDSDTSHPVIDLLPEQKGVRDMGATMRLGGIDVELVEGTVAKRLYGQSTIRERHRHRFEFNQAYRKKFEAQGMVFSGSSDHGRRIEVLEIPSHLYYVAVQYHPEFLSRPGIPEPVFRGLISAAVEKYQARIPASA is encoded by the coding sequence ATGTCCGGTCTAGGCAAGGGCGTGACCTCTGCCTCTATAGCAAAGCTTCTCCAGAATACTGGTCTCAAGGTATCCTGCGTCAAGGTTGACCCGTATCTAAACGTGGACGCCGGAACTATGAATCCTTTGATCCACGGCGAGGTATTCGTTACTGACGATGGGGGTGAGACCGATATGGATATCGGCACCTACGAGCGGTTCCTGAACCAGAATCTCTCTAGGGAGCATAATATTACTACCGGTCAAATCTATCTTGAAGTGATTAACCGGGAGCGCAAAGGCGATTATTTGGGTCGCTGCGTCCAGATTATCCCGAACATTACTGATGCGATTAAGAGGAGTATCCGTCGGCTGGCTCAGAAGACCGAGGTCGATGTTCTGCTTGTTGAGTGCGGCGGCACCGTCGGCGATATTGAAAGTCTGCCGTTCCTTGAAGCGTTTAGGCAGATGCGGCTTCAGGATGGTGTGGAGAACACGTTGTTTGTCCATGTTACGTTGGCGCCGATGCTTGACATGGTTGGGGAGCAGAAAACAAAGCCGACTCAGCATAGTGTTCAGGAGCTTAGGCGCATCGGTATTCAGCCTGACGTGCTTGTCGTCCGCGCCCATATGCCTTTGACTAAAGAGTCTAAGGACAAGATTTCTCTCTTCGCTAATGTTCCGTTAAAGAACGTCGTCTCAAACCCTGATGTGAAGACCATCTACATGGTGCCGCAGGTCTTAGCGTCCGAAGGGGTTCTGCAGCCTGTTTGCGAACATCTTCGCCTAGGTGAGCGGCAGATTGCATGGGACTCCTGGAAGAAGGTGGTGGATTCACTGACTAACACCTCGAGGGATCTTAATGTCGCGATGGTTGGAAAGTATGTGGCACTTGCAGACAGCTATGTCAGCGTGAATGAAGCGCTCTTGCATGCTGCTGCTGAACAGGGTCTCCGCGCGCGTGTAGACTGGGTTGAAGCGGAGAAGTTCGAAGCAAACCCTGAGTCGGTGAGTCTTCTCTCAAAATATGATGCGATAATTATTCCAGGCGGCTTCGGTAAACGAGGTAGTGAAGGAAAAGTTGCAGCAGCTAACTATGCACGGCTGAACAATATTCCTTATCTGGGGCTCTGCTTCGGCTTCCAGTTAGCATTAGTCTCGTTCGCGCGGCACGCTTGCGGTCTTGAAGGCGCAAACTCAACGGAGCTTGATTCTGATACTTCCCATCCCGTGATTGATCTTCTCCCGGAGCAGAAGGGTGTTCGGGATATGGGTGCGACGATGAGGTTAGGCGGCATCGATGTAGAATTAGTGGAGGGGACTGTCGCAAAACGACTCTACGGTCAGTCAACTATCAGGGAGCGTCACCGCCACCGTTTTGAGTTCAACCAAGCATATCGGAAGAAGTTTGAAGCGCAGGGAATGGTCTTCTCCGGCAGCAGCGATCACGGTAGAAGAATCGAGGTGTTAGAGATTCCGTCTCATCTGTACTATGTGGCGGTTCAGTACCATCCCGAGTTCTTAAGTCGACCAGGAATACCTGAGCCGGTCTTCAGAGGCTTAATCTCAGCAGCCGTTGAGAAGTATCAGGCACGTATCCCTGCGTCTGCCTGA